In a single window of the bacterium genome:
- a CDS encoding dipeptidase, with translation MPQTAAYPPIFDGHNDTILSVTRTGRSFFERSAEGHIDLPRALEGRLGGGFFAIYVPPPDTQAPAGGVPAGPDLGPAQSEMLSMFGRLLEIAQASGGRVRIVRTAGEIQTCLDGGTFAMLLHLEGAEPLDPEGRALEVFYAAGLRSVGLTHARRNAFSTGVPTRAFPSSPDLGPGLTEAGKTLVRQLNKRKVMIDLSHINERGFWDVAAITDAPLVATHSNAHALCRNPRNLTDKQLDAVRDTRGVAGLNFAVGFLREDGARNPDTPIVRMVDHIEYMVERMGIDHVALGSDFDGTTVPAELRDAAGLPRLVDAVRARGYTDGDLGKLLQGNWVRVLRETWGA, from the coding sequence ATGCCACAGACGGCTGCGTATCCGCCGATCTTCGACGGTCACAACGATACGATCCTCAGCGTGACGCGGACCGGCCGCTCGTTCTTCGAGCGGTCGGCCGAAGGGCACATCGACCTGCCCCGCGCGCTGGAAGGCCGTCTCGGCGGCGGGTTCTTCGCGATCTACGTCCCGCCGCCCGACACGCAGGCGCCCGCCGGCGGCGTGCCGGCGGGTCCGGACCTCGGGCCCGCGCAGAGCGAGATGCTGTCGATGTTCGGGCGGCTGCTCGAGATCGCGCAGGCGTCGGGCGGCCGGGTCCGAATCGTCCGGACCGCCGGCGAGATTCAGACCTGCCTCGACGGCGGGACGTTTGCGATGCTGCTGCACCTCGAAGGCGCCGAACCGCTGGATCCGGAGGGCCGCGCGCTGGAGGTCTTCTACGCCGCCGGACTCCGGTCGGTCGGCCTCACGCACGCGCGCCGAAACGCGTTCTCCACCGGCGTGCCGACACGCGCCTTCCCGAGCAGCCCCGACCTGGGCCCCGGACTTACGGAGGCGGGCAAGACGCTCGTGCGCCAGCTGAACAAGCGCAAGGTGATGATCGACCTCTCGCACATCAACGAGCGGGGGTTCTGGGACGTCGCGGCGATCACCGACGCGCCGCTGGTCGCGACCCACTCGAACGCCCACGCGCTCTGCCGCAACCCCCGCAACCTCACCGACAAGCAGCTCGACGCGGTACGCGACACCCGCGGCGTCGCGGGGCTCAATTTCGCCGTCGGGTTCCTGCGCGAAGACGGCGCGCGCAACCCCGATACGCCGATCGTCCGAATGGTCGACCACATCGAGTACATGGTGGAACGCATGGGCATCGACCACGTCGCGCTGGGGTCCGACTTCGACGGGACGACCGTGCCGGCGGAGCTGCGGGACGCCGCGGGGCTCCCGCGGCTCGTCGACGCCGTCCGGGCGCGCGGGTATACGGACGGCGATCTCGGGAAGCTGCTGCAGGGCAACTGGGTCCGCGTGCTCCGGGAGACCTGGGGGGCGTGA
- a CDS encoding SDR family oxidoreductase has translation MPSGDQVLVVTGAGRGIGAAVARLAGARGYAVAVNYVRDERAAVEVVRRIEAADGRARAIRGDVSNEADVVALFAEAARVLGPVTALVNNAGVSSRPGRLDGLAAGDLSRVLGTNVAGTILCAREAVRRMSPRHGGRGGVIVNISSAAARLGGPGEWVHYAASKGAVDTFTIGLAREVAAEGIRVNAVRPGLILTDIHTTAGDPDRPARLAPTIPMGRGGTADEVAEAVLWLLSPAASYTTGAILDVTGGR, from the coding sequence ATGCCTAGCGGCGATCAGGTCCTGGTCGTCACGGGCGCGGGCCGTGGAATCGGGGCGGCGGTGGCCCGCCTCGCCGGCGCGCGCGGCTATGCGGTCGCGGTCAACTACGTCCGGGACGAGCGGGCCGCGGTGGAGGTGGTCCGCCGCATCGAAGCGGCGGACGGCCGGGCCCGCGCGATCCGGGGCGACGTGTCCAACGAAGCGGACGTCGTCGCGCTGTTCGCGGAGGCGGCCCGCGTCCTCGGCCCGGTGACCGCGTTGGTGAACAACGCGGGCGTGTCGAGCCGGCCGGGGCGGCTCGACGGCCTTGCGGCGGGCGACCTCTCGCGCGTCCTGGGCACCAACGTGGCCGGGACCATCTTGTGCGCGCGCGAGGCGGTCCGGCGGATGTCCCCGCGGCACGGCGGCCGGGGCGGCGTCATCGTCAATATCTCATCGGCGGCGGCGCGCCTCGGCGGACCGGGCGAGTGGGTGCATTACGCCGCCTCCAAAGGCGCGGTCGATACTTTCACGATCGGGCTGGCGCGAGAGGTCGCGGCGGAAGGCATTCGCGTGAACGCGGTCCGCCCCGGACTGATTCTGACCGACATTCACACGACCGCCGGCGATCCGGACCGTCCGGCGCGCCTCGCTCCCACCATCCCGATGGGGCGGGGGGGAACGGCCGACGAAGTCGCTGAAGCGGTTCTCTGGCTGCTGTCGCCCGCGGCGTCCTACACGACCGGCGCCATTCTCGACGTCACGGGCGGGCGATAA
- a CDS encoding Lrp/AsnC ligand binding domain-containing protein, translated as MPQTAFVLINLNRGTPAEVARLVRALPGVTQAHAVMGDYDVLAVIHAEVTREISTLVDAHIRTIDGVAKVVTCVAVPT; from the coding sequence ATGCCCCAGACGGCGTTCGTGCTCATCAATCTCAATCGCGGCACGCCCGCCGAGGTCGCGCGTCTGGTCCGCGCGCTCCCCGGAGTGACGCAGGCCCACGCCGTGATGGGCGACTATGACGTGCTGGCCGTGATTCACGCGGAAGTCACGCGGGAGATTTCGACGCTCGTGGACGCGCACATCCGAACGATCGACGGTGTGGCGAAGGTCGTGACCTGCGTCGCGGTGCCGACGTAG
- a CDS encoding branched-chain amino acid ABC transporter permease — translation MSPAVQIALQNAVNGLLIGGTYATVGLGMSLVWGVLNVINIAHGAFVMLGAYTTYWLFTLYGIDPFATLPIAGAALFVLGYGLQRVVVNQVIRASFLITFLLTFGFDLLITNGALAVWTADVRAVTTAYSGRALHLGPVIVPAVRLMTLAVALLVALLLHLLMSRTRLGTAIRATASDQDAARLMGIPIGHVYALTFAIALATAGIAGGLAGMSFPIYPAMGANFTFIGFVVCVLGGLGSVAGALTGGLIFGLLTTYAAGWLGPNYDYIVAFSALILVLLVRPAGLFGRAARFRG, via the coding sequence GTGAGCCCGGCTGTTCAGATCGCGCTGCAGAACGCGGTCAACGGCCTCCTGATCGGCGGCACCTACGCGACCGTCGGGCTCGGCATGTCCCTCGTCTGGGGCGTGCTCAACGTGATCAACATCGCGCACGGCGCGTTCGTCATGCTGGGCGCGTACACGACGTACTGGCTGTTCACGCTCTACGGCATCGACCCGTTCGCGACGCTGCCGATCGCGGGCGCGGCGCTGTTCGTCCTCGGCTACGGGTTGCAGCGCGTGGTGGTCAACCAGGTCATCCGCGCGTCGTTCCTGATCACGTTCCTGCTGACGTTCGGCTTCGATCTCCTGATCACGAACGGGGCCCTCGCGGTCTGGACCGCCGACGTGCGGGCCGTGACGACGGCCTACTCGGGCCGCGCCCTCCACCTGGGTCCGGTCATCGTGCCGGCCGTCCGCCTGATGACCCTCGCGGTCGCGCTCCTCGTCGCCCTCCTGCTGCACCTGCTGATGAGCCGGACCCGCCTGGGGACCGCGATCCGCGCCACGGCGTCCGATCAGGACGCCGCGCGCCTGATGGGCATTCCGATCGGCCACGTGTACGCGCTCACCTTCGCAATCGCGCTGGCGACGGCGGGCATCGCCGGGGGCCTGGCCGGCATGAGCTTTCCGATCTACCCGGCGATGGGTGCCAACTTCACGTTCATCGGGTTTGTCGTCTGCGTGCTCGGCGGGCTCGGCAGCGTCGCCGGGGCGCTGACGGGCGGGCTGATCTTCGGCCTGCTGACGACGTACGCGGCGGGCTGGCTCGGTCCAAACTACGACTACATCGTCGCGTTCAGCGCGTTGATTCTGGTCCTGCTGGTGCGTCCCGCGGGGCTGTTCGGGCGCGCGGCGCGGTTCCGCGGATGA
- a CDS encoding ABC transporter ATP-binding protein, whose protein sequence is MTEPLLLVEGLGAGYGSVQVLWEVALEVRRGEVVALVGSNGAGKSTLLRAISGLLRPWRGRVRWEGRHITGLPPEAIVRLGMAHVPQGRRLFADLTLRENLLVGAYARSDRAAVAADLRDVLDLFPVLGERLHLPAGQLSGGEQQMAALARALMARPRLLLIDEPSLGLAPIAVQALMETVDRLRGRGTSLLLVEQDVAVALEHADRGYVMETGRIALAGTADALRHSPRVREAYLGVAAGSADTLQ, encoded by the coding sequence ATGACCGAGCCGCTCCTCCTCGTCGAGGGACTCGGCGCCGGCTACGGCAGCGTCCAGGTGCTCTGGGAGGTCGCGCTGGAGGTGCGGCGGGGAGAGGTGGTCGCGCTCGTCGGCAGCAACGGCGCCGGCAAGTCGACGCTGCTGCGGGCGATCTCCGGACTCTTGCGGCCGTGGCGCGGCCGCGTGCGCTGGGAGGGACGGCACATCACCGGCCTGCCGCCGGAGGCGATCGTGCGACTGGGCATGGCGCACGTACCGCAGGGCCGCCGCCTCTTCGCGGATCTGACGCTGCGGGAGAACCTCCTCGTCGGGGCATACGCGCGCTCAGACCGCGCCGCGGTCGCCGCGGATCTGCGCGACGTCCTCGACCTCTTCCCCGTCCTGGGCGAGCGCCTCCATCTCCCCGCCGGCCAGTTGAGCGGCGGCGAGCAGCAGATGGCCGCGCTCGCCCGGGCCCTCATGGCGCGGCCGCGCCTCCTGCTGATCGACGAGCCGTCGCTCGGCCTCGCGCCGATCGCCGTGCAGGCGCTGATGGAAACGGTCGACCGGCTGCGCGGGCGGGGGACCAGCCTGCTGCTCGTCGAGCAGGACGTCGCCGTCGCCCTCGAGCACGCCGACCGGGGGTACGTGATGGAGACGGGCCGCATCGCGCTCGCCGGCACCGCGGATGCGCTGCGGCACAGTCCGCGCGTCCGAGAGGCGTATCTCGGGGTGGCCGCCGGGAGCGCCGACACGCTACAATAA
- a CDS encoding DegT/DnrJ/EryC1/StrS family aminotransferase, producing MPTTSRRLIPIAQPLISDEDKRRVLEVLDSGHFVAGPRVADFEQAFAAYVGASHAVAASSGTTALMAALRAADIRPGDRVITTAFSYGATAATILSCGAEPVFADIDPRTFNLDPESTADALGRTPGARGVLLVHLYGLPCAIDRFEALAASHGLTLIEDAAQAHGAAFRGRRAGALGRAAAFSFYPSKNMTTGEGGMATTSDPDVADRARLFVRGGERQQYLYEAEGYNYRMTEMAAAIGIGQLSRLDGWNDRRRRNAARLSDGLAGLDWLRCPVTPDGYTHVFHQYTVRVARGRDRLRRHLEEEGIGSRVYYPTPIHLTPFYRARFGESRCPEAVRAAEQALSVPVHPAVTDTDLERIIEAVRRFDPGKSSS from the coding sequence ATGCCGACGACCTCGCGCCGACTCATCCCAATCGCCCAGCCTCTGATCTCCGACGAGGACAAACGCCGAGTCCTCGAAGTCCTGGATTCCGGACATTTCGTCGCCGGACCGCGGGTCGCGGACTTCGAGCAGGCCTTTGCCGCCTACGTGGGAGCCTCCCATGCGGTGGCGGCCAGTTCGGGGACCACGGCGCTCATGGCGGCGCTTCGGGCGGCCGACATCCGGCCGGGAGACCGCGTCATCACGACCGCCTTCTCATACGGCGCGACGGCCGCCACGATCCTGTCGTGCGGGGCGGAACCGGTCTTCGCCGACATCGATCCGCGCACATTCAACCTGGACCCCGAGTCGACCGCGGACGCGCTGGGGCGGACGCCCGGCGCGCGGGGCGTCCTCCTCGTGCACCTGTACGGGCTGCCGTGTGCCATCGACCGGTTTGAGGCGCTGGCGGCCTCCCACGGCCTCACGCTGATCGAGGACGCGGCGCAGGCGCACGGGGCCGCGTTCCGCGGCCGCCGCGCCGGGGCCCTCGGCCGCGCGGCGGCCTTCAGTTTCTATCCGTCAAAGAACATGACCACGGGCGAAGGCGGCATGGCCACGACTTCCGACCCGGACGTGGCCGACCGGGCGCGACTCTTCGTGCGCGGCGGGGAACGCCAGCAGTACCTGTACGAGGCGGAGGGCTACAACTACCGGATGACCGAGATGGCGGCCGCGATCGGCATCGGCCAGTTGAGCCGCCTGGACGGCTGGAACGACCGGCGGCGGCGAAACGCCGCGCGGCTCTCGGACGGGCTCGCCGGCCTCGACTGGCTGCGATGCCCCGTCACGCCCGACGGGTACACGCACGTCTTCCACCAGTACACGGTGCGGGTGGCGCGGGGCCGCGACCGCCTGCGCCGGCACCTCGAGGAAGAAGGGATCGGCTCGCGCGTGTACTACCCGACGCCGATTCATCTGACCCCATTCTACCGGGCGCGCTTCGGTGAAAGCCGGTGTCCCGAGGCGGTCCGGGCGGCCGAGCAGGCGCTGAGCGTCCCGGTCCATCCCGCCGTCACGGACACGGACCTCGAGCGGATCATCGAGGCCGTGCGGCGCTTCGACCCGGGAAAGAGTTCGTCGTGA
- a CDS encoding branched-chain amino acid ABC transporter permease, with protein sequence MTRRDAGAGLRREPKRPASLVPHRGDARGLAVAAAALVVALVLPGLLNTYYVRIITGIFLFGILASAWNLIGGYTGYPDFGGAAFIGIGAYTTGILMVRAHLPFPAALPAGCLLAAASAVAMGALLLRLRGHYFAIATLGFMLVLRQLTANLELTGGGSGMNLPPAGDFKVFYYWMLAGLALAVLAGFALPRTRAGYAIAAIRENQDAAQVLGIEPLPFKILAYAANAFLFAAAGGIYAYWLTFIDPPTVFNIDFTVQAVVMALFGGPGTVLGPAAGAVILKSLDVTLTNVSLFLHNVFFGALVCALVIFAPRGLAELFQARPGSGRAAALRASIREALQENRV encoded by the coding sequence ATGACCCGCCGCGACGCCGGCGCAGGCCTACGGCGTGAGCCAAAGCGTCCCGCCTCGCTAGTCCCTCACAGGGGGGACGCGCGCGGCCTCGCCGTCGCGGCCGCGGCGCTCGTCGTGGCGCTCGTGCTGCCGGGACTCCTCAACACGTACTACGTCCGGATCATCACCGGCATCTTCCTGTTCGGGATCCTCGCATCGGCGTGGAACCTGATCGGCGGCTACACCGGCTACCCCGACTTCGGCGGCGCGGCGTTCATCGGCATCGGCGCCTACACGACCGGGATCCTCATGGTGCGGGCGCATCTGCCGTTTCCCGCGGCGCTGCCGGCCGGCTGCCTGCTGGCCGCGGCCTCGGCCGTGGCGATGGGAGCCCTGCTGCTGCGGCTGCGCGGCCACTACTTTGCGATCGCGACGCTCGGGTTCATGCTCGTGCTGCGCCAGCTCACCGCGAACCTCGAGCTTACCGGCGGCGGATCCGGGATGAACCTGCCGCCGGCGGGCGACTTCAAGGTCTTCTACTACTGGATGCTGGCCGGCCTGGCGCTGGCGGTGCTCGCCGGGTTCGCGCTGCCGCGGACGCGCGCCGGCTACGCGATCGCGGCGATCCGCGAGAACCAGGACGCGGCCCAGGTGCTCGGCATCGAGCCGCTCCCCTTCAAGATCCTCGCGTACGCGGCGAACGCGTTCCTGTTCGCCGCCGCCGGCGGCATCTACGCGTACTGGCTCACCTTTATCGACCCGCCGACCGTCTTCAACATCGACTTCACCGTCCAGGCCGTGGTCATGGCGCTGTTTGGCGGACCGGGCACGGTCCTCGGGCCCGCCGCCGGGGCGGTCATTCTGAAGAGCCTCGACGTCACGCTGACCAACGTCTCGCTGTTCCTCCACAACGTCTTCTTCGGCGCGCTGGTCTGCGCGCTCGTCATCTTCGCGCCGCGGGGCCTCGCCGAGCTCTTCCAGGCCCGGCCCGGCAGCGGACGTGCCGCGGCGCTGCGCGCGTCGATCCGCGAGGCTCTCCAGGAGAACCGCGTCTGA
- a CDS encoding AIR synthase family protein, translating to MTGDATGRPLPVGKVPPDVLDALVYRHLGARRADVLVHASFGEDCSVIDFGSGLAAVTTDPITGAGADLGWYAILIGTNDLAAAGAEPVAVVLTILLSPARAADDLARIMRDAGAAAASLGVEIAGGHSEVVGGLARTLVVVTALGRVMRDRLLRSGAAQSGDALLLTKAAGVEGTALLADLRRADLTGALGEAGVSRARAFRERLSVLPEARAAAAAGAHAMHDVTEGGVLGAVYELAAASGLGVLLDADRVPVLPETRAICDALGADPLALIGSGALLVATPQPDRTAAAIADAGVPATVVATLGPGDRRVRRAGREGPLVPPERDELWRVLRQ from the coding sequence ATGACGGGTGACGCGACCGGGCGCCCGCTTCCGGTCGGCAAAGTGCCGCCGGACGTGCTCGACGCGCTGGTGTACCGGCATCTCGGCGCGCGGCGCGCCGACGTGCTCGTGCACGCGTCGTTCGGCGAGGACTGCTCGGTCATTGATTTCGGCAGCGGCCTCGCGGCCGTCACCACGGATCCCATCACCGGCGCGGGAGCAGACCTCGGCTGGTACGCGATCCTTATCGGCACCAACGACCTCGCGGCCGCCGGCGCGGAGCCGGTGGCGGTCGTCCTGACGATCCTCCTGTCGCCGGCGCGCGCCGCGGACGACCTCGCCCGGATCATGCGCGACGCCGGCGCGGCGGCGGCCTCGCTCGGCGTCGAAATCGCCGGCGGCCACAGCGAAGTGGTAGGCGGTCTCGCGCGGACGCTCGTGGTCGTCACCGCGCTCGGCCGGGTGATGCGCGACCGGCTGCTCCGAAGCGGGGCGGCGCAGAGCGGCGACGCCCTGTTGCTCACCAAGGCCGCGGGCGTCGAAGGGACGGCGCTCCTCGCGGACCTGCGCCGCGCCGATCTGACCGGGGCCCTCGGCGAGGCCGGCGTCTCCCGGGCCCGGGCATTTCGCGAGCGGCTGAGCGTGCTGCCGGAGGCGCGCGCCGCCGCGGCCGCCGGAGCCCACGCGATGCACGACGTCACGGAGGGCGGCGTACTCGGCGCGGTCTACGAGCTTGCCGCGGCGTCCGGCCTCGGCGTGCTCCTCGACGCCGACCGCGTGCCGGTGCTCCCGGAGACGAGAGCGATCTGCGACGCCCTCGGCGCCGATCCGCTCGCCCTTATCGGCAGCGGGGCCCTGCTGGTGGCGACCCCGCAGCCGGACCGGACGGCCGCGGCAATCGCGGACGCGGGCGTCCCGGCGACGGTCGTCGCCACCCTCGGACCGGGCGACCGACGTGTCCGCCGCGCGGGGCGCGAAGGGCCGCTTGTTCCGCCCGAGCGCGACGAGTTGTGGCGGGTGCTCCGCCAATGA
- a CDS encoding GTPase, with protein MPANLTPQYLEAERRFRQATSPDEQLEALDAMMATIPKHKGTEHMRADIRRRMAKIRTEAARSKKAAAKGPTWHHVPREGAGQIALVGAPNAGKSRLLAALTNANPVVAPYPFSTRTPLPGMVPFEDINIQLVDLPPIAPETAEPWLFALIRQADGALLVADLADDDLLASMDAVMALTTEGRVEFGPARGPQGPMPSAPPPSAPLPATMESKPAATKPTPTLLVATKSDAPDAGVRLELLREAYGARFEILPVSPETGEGLETLRLELFRLLGVIRVYTKAPGRRADKSVPYVFRRGITVEEVAAVVHKDFAERLKYARVWGSHTYEGQMVQREHVLDDGDVLELHA; from the coding sequence ATGCCCGCCAACCTGACACCGCAATATCTCGAGGCCGAGCGCCGGTTCCGGCAGGCCACGTCGCCCGACGAGCAGCTCGAGGCGTTGGACGCGATGATGGCGACGATCCCCAAGCACAAGGGGACGGAGCACATGCGCGCGGACATCCGCCGCCGCATGGCCAAAATCCGGACGGAGGCGGCGCGCAGCAAGAAGGCCGCGGCGAAGGGGCCGACGTGGCACCACGTGCCGCGCGAGGGAGCCGGCCAGATCGCGCTCGTCGGCGCCCCGAACGCCGGGAAGTCGCGCCTGCTCGCCGCGCTCACGAACGCGAACCCGGTCGTCGCGCCGTATCCGTTTTCCACACGAACGCCGCTGCCCGGGATGGTGCCGTTCGAAGACATCAACATCCAGCTGGTGGACCTGCCGCCGATCGCGCCGGAGACGGCGGAGCCGTGGCTCTTCGCGCTGATCCGGCAGGCCGACGGGGCGCTGCTCGTGGCGGATCTCGCCGACGACGACCTGCTCGCCTCGATGGACGCGGTCATGGCGCTCACGACAGAGGGCCGGGTCGAGTTCGGGCCCGCCCGCGGGCCGCAGGGGCCGATGCCGTCCGCGCCGCCGCCGTCCGCTCCGCTCCCGGCCACGATGGAATCAAAGCCGGCCGCCACGAAACCCACGCCGACGCTCCTCGTCGCCACAAAGAGCGACGCGCCGGACGCGGGCGTGCGCCTCGAACTGCTGCGTGAGGCGTACGGCGCGCGGTTCGAGATCCTGCCCGTGTCGCCGGAGACGGGCGAGGGGCTGGAGACGCTGAGGCTGGAGCTGTTCCGGCTGCTCGGAGTGATCCGCGTCTACACCAAGGCGCCCGGCCGGCGCGCCGACAAGTCGGTGCCGTACGTATTCCGTCGCGGCATCACGGTCGAGGAAGTCGCCGCCGTCGTCCACAAAGACTTCGCCGAGCGCTTGAAGTACGCGCGGGTCTGGGGAAGCCACACCTACGAGGGCCAGATGGTCCAACGCGAGCACGTCCTCGACGACGGCGACGTGCTCGAACTGCATGCCTAG
- a CDS encoding SRPBCC family protein: protein MPEVSASIVIRAPLDTVYARARRVEDFPSFMPDLERVTVLERNGEVPTLTEWVGIVEGRRIHWVEEDEWDDAAHRCRFRQRDGDFDSYEGTWEFAADGGGTRTTITVRFEFGIPLIGRLLTGLLRVKMRENIDGMLKALQQQIEGGK from the coding sequence ATGCCCGAGGTCAGCGCATCGATCGTCATCCGCGCGCCGCTCGACACGGTCTATGCGCGTGCGCGGCGGGTCGAAGACTTCCCGAGCTTCATGCCGGACCTCGAGCGCGTGACCGTCCTGGAACGAAACGGGGAGGTGCCGACGCTGACAGAATGGGTCGGCATCGTCGAAGGCCGCCGCATCCATTGGGTGGAGGAGGACGAGTGGGACGACGCCGCCCACCGCTGCCGCTTCCGGCAGCGGGACGGGGATTTTGACAGCTACGAGGGCACGTGGGAGTTCGCCGCCGACGGCGGCGGCACGCGCACCACGATCACGGTCCGGTTCGAGTTCGGGATTCCGCTGATCGGCCGGTTGCTGACCGGACTGCTGCGGGTGAAGATGCGGGAGAACATCGACGGCATGCTCAAGGCGCTCCAGCAGCAGATCGAGGGCGGCAAGTGA
- a CDS encoding ABC transporter ATP-binding protein, translated as MPLLAATGVSKFFGRLAAINRVDVAIEAGEIVGLIGPNGAGKSTLVNVITGMEAPAAGRVEFDGTDITGRRPAAIARLGIARTFQIAQPFRNMSVRQNVAVPMLFRAQPAAGVADALRRADEVLDGVGLGAKRDLPARALTTPDLRRLELAKAVALRPRLMLLDEVMAGLTPAETEADMALLRRINEQGITLLVIEHVLRVVMGLCRRVVVLHHGSKIAEGPPQEVTSDPAVIAAYLGPRHAARGEADPR; from the coding sequence ATGCCGCTGCTGGCCGCGACGGGAGTGAGCAAGTTCTTCGGCCGTCTCGCGGCGATCAATCGGGTCGACGTCGCGATCGAGGCCGGCGAGATCGTGGGACTCATCGGGCCGAACGGCGCCGGCAAGAGCACCCTTGTGAACGTGATCACCGGCATGGAGGCGCCGGCCGCCGGCCGCGTCGAGTTCGACGGGACCGACATCACCGGACGCCGGCCGGCGGCGATCGCGCGGCTCGGGATCGCCCGGACGTTCCAGATCGCCCAGCCGTTCCGCAATATGTCGGTCCGCCAGAACGTCGCGGTCCCGATGCTGTTCCGCGCGCAGCCCGCCGCCGGGGTCGCCGACGCGCTCCGCCGCGCCGACGAGGTCTTGGACGGGGTCGGCCTCGGCGCGAAGCGCGACCTTCCGGCGCGCGCGCTGACGACCCCGGACCTCCGCCGCCTCGAGCTCGCGAAGGCGGTCGCGCTGCGTCCCCGCCTCATGCTGCTCGACGAGGTGATGGCCGGCCTCACGCCCGCCGAGACCGAGGCGGACATGGCGCTCCTGCGCCGCATCAACGAGCAGGGGATCACCCTGCTCGTCATCGAGCACGTGCTGCGCGTCGTGATGGGGCTGTGCCGCCGCGTCGTCGTCCTGCACCACGGCTCGAAGATCGCGGAGGGGCCGCCGCAAGAGGTCACGTCCGATCCCGCCGTGATCGCGGCGTACCTCGGACCGCGCCACGCCGCGCGGGGCGAGGCGGACCCACGATGA
- a CDS encoding Gfo/Idh/MocA family oxidoreductase, with protein sequence MTGPIRIGVVGLGQWGQHHVRIYHQLPGAMLAGVVDTAAREAAGFARRYSTTGFSDYRDLFGRVDAVSLVVPTALHYEIARDFLEHDIHVLVEKPITTSVDEAAELVELAQRRGLVLLVGHVERFKPAVQRLRDLVTDPLFVQVRRVRPWNPRRIMDVGVVLDLMIHDLDIILHLMHAPVSRVSAVGAAIHGDDEDLAVAHLTLRNGCMASFVASRVSPVKAAELEITLPDGFIHLNYLGQQLTVRRGGDERRLTVPAGEPLRAELTHFIQCVRGETVPLVSGEDGLRALEVALKILQTMTVITPRVAV encoded by the coding sequence GTGACCGGACCGATCCGCATCGGCGTCGTCGGCCTGGGCCAGTGGGGGCAGCACCACGTCCGCATCTATCATCAATTGCCGGGCGCCATGCTGGCCGGGGTGGTCGACACCGCGGCACGCGAGGCCGCCGGCTTCGCGCGCCGCTACAGCACGACGGGCTTCAGCGACTACCGCGACCTGTTCGGGCGGGTGGACGCGGTCAGCCTCGTCGTCCCAACGGCGCTCCACTACGAGATCGCGCGCGACTTCCTCGAGCACGACATCCACGTGCTGGTCGAAAAGCCGATCACGACCAGTGTGGACGAAGCCGCGGAACTGGTGGAGCTCGCGCAGCGGCGAGGGCTCGTGCTGCTGGTCGGGCACGTGGAGCGGTTCAAACCCGCGGTGCAGCGCCTGCGCGACCTCGTCACCGATCCGCTGTTTGTGCAGGTGCGCCGCGTCCGGCCCTGGAACCCGCGGCGGATCATGGACGTCGGGGTGGTGCTCGACCTCATGATCCACGATCTCGACATCATCCTTCACCTGATGCACGCGCCGGTGTCGCGTGTCAGCGCGGTGGGAGCGGCGATCCACGGCGACGACGAGGATCTCGCGGTCGCCCATCTGACCCTCCGCAACGGGTGTATGGCCAGCTTCGTCGCGAGCCGGGTCTCGCCGGTCAAGGCGGCCGAACTCGAGATCACCCTGCCGGACGGCTTCATCCACCTCAACTACCTCGGTCAGCAGCTCACGGTCCGGCGCGGCGGGGACGAACGGCGGCTCACCGTGCCGGCCGGCGAGCCTCTGCGGGCGGAACTGACGCACTTCATCCAATGCGTCCGCGGCGAAACGGTGCCCCTGGTGTCGGGAGAGGACGGCCTCAGGGCCCTCGAGGTGGCCCTCAAGATTCTTCAGACGATGACGGTGATTACGCCCCGAGTTGCGGTGTAG